In one Hemitrygon akajei chromosome 3, sHemAka1.3, whole genome shotgun sequence genomic region, the following are encoded:
- the LOC140724699 gene encoding protein c-Fos-like — MFQGFPAEYDSSSRCSNSPSMGDSQYFSPADSFSSLGSPANSAQDFCGDPFVPTVTAVSSNRELQWMVQPSLQSIAPSPGRPHPYSNAYARTGLGKASTRKGRTEQLSPEDEEKRRLRRERNKLAAAKCRNRRRELTDSLQTETERLENEKSLLEAEVAALLKEKERLEFSLAAHRPLCKVAEREAQEAGSPAQPIDGDSLSEGGVADTGRSVPDLDLISLADWEPLYPSLAADCEPLCTPVPITTPGALPPTFAFSFSSSDHPAGPLNSPTLLAL; from the exons ATGTTCCAGGGCTTCCCCGCCGAGTACGACTCATCTTCTCGCTGCAGCAACTCGCCCTCGATGGGAGACTCTCAGTACTTTTCGCCCGCCGACTCTTTCTCCAGCCTCGGCAGCCCTGCCAACAGCGCCCAG GACTTCTGCGGCGATCCGTTCGTGCCTACAGTGACGGCAGTTAGCAGCAACCGGGAACTGCAGTGGATGGTGCAGCCCAGCCTGCAGTCCATCGCCCCGTCTCCGGGACGCCCGCACCCTTACAGCAATGCCTATGCTAGGACAGGCCTCGGCAAAGCTTCAACCCGCAAGGGCAGGACTGAGCAG CTCAGTCCCGAGGACGAGGAGAAACGGCGGCTCCGACGTGAACGGAACAAACTGGCGGCGGCCAAATGTCGCAACCGACGGCGGGAGCTGACCGACTCGCTGCAGACG GAAACCGAGCGCTTGGAAAACGAGAAGTCACTGTTGGAAGCCGAGGTGGCCGCGCTGCTGAAGGAGAAGGAGCGGCTCGAGTTTTCGCTGGCTGCACACCGGCCGCTCTGCAAGGTAGCTGAGCGGGAGGCCCAGGAAGCGGGGTCCCCGGCACAGCCGATTGACGGGGACTCCCTCTCGGAAGGAGGCGTCGCTGACACGGGCCGCTCTGTCCCTGACCTCGATTTGATCAGCCTGGCCGATTGGGAGCCGCTATACCCGTCATTGGCCGCCGACTGCGAGCCCCTTTGCACCCCCGTACCCATCACCACTCCAGGGGCCTTGCCCCCCACGTTCGCCTTCAGCTTCTCTAGTTCCGATCACCCGGCTGGGCCCCTGAACTCGCCCACGCTGCTGGCCTTGTAG